From Chryseobacterium sp. IHB B 17019, one genomic window encodes:
- a CDS encoding alpha-hydroxy acid oxidase, with translation MSFPFDTRYASLELLIEKAKKRMPRFAFEYLDGGCNENINRDRNTSELREVLLRPQYLNNNYAEANMETELFGVKYSAPFGISPVGLQGLMWPNAPEILAKAAFKHNIPFILSTVTTSSLERIAELTEGKAWYQLYHPREEWLRDDILDRCEASGYDVLCVLSDVPTFGYRAKEIRNGLAMPPQINFRNVSQALARPEWCLEILKHGIPSFKTMEKYMDKNMNVKQLGQFMNSTFSGRLNSDRIKAIRDKWKGKLVIKGVASDEDAAEAVRLGFDGMIISNHGGRQLDAGESTIAVVKEISEKYKDQIKIMMDSGVRTGPDVARALSCGAEFTFMGRTFMYAVGALGDKGGDHIIEMLKMQFRQVMEQLCCEKPEDLQNFRVK, from the coding sequence ATGTCATTTCCATTTGATACCCGTTATGCTTCGCTTGAATTGTTGATCGAAAAGGCAAAAAAAAGAATGCCTCGTTTTGCTTTCGAATATCTGGACGGCGGTTGTAATGAAAACATCAACCGAGACCGAAATACAAGCGAACTAAGAGAAGTTTTGCTGCGTCCGCAATACCTGAACAATAATTATGCGGAAGCCAATATGGAAACGGAATTATTCGGGGTAAAATATTCAGCACCTTTCGGGATTTCTCCTGTCGGTTTACAAGGTTTAATGTGGCCCAATGCACCCGAAATTTTAGCAAAAGCAGCTTTTAAACATAATATTCCTTTCATATTAAGTACGGTTACAACAAGCAGTCTTGAAAGAATTGCAGAATTAACGGAAGGAAAAGCCTGGTATCAACTGTACCATCCGAGAGAAGAGTGGCTGCGTGACGATATTCTCGACCGTTGCGAAGCTTCCGGATATGACGTGCTGTGCGTGTTATCCGATGTTCCAACTTTTGGATACAGAGCAAAGGAAATCAGAAATGGTTTGGCAATGCCACCTCAAATTAATTTCCGAAACGTTTCTCAAGCTTTGGCAAGACCGGAATGGTGCTTGGAAATATTAAAACACGGCATTCCGAGCTTTAAGACGATGGAAAAGTACATGGACAAAAACATGAATGTGAAACAGCTGGGACAATTCATGAATTCTACTTTTTCGGGAAGATTAAATTCAGACAGAATAAAGGCTATCCGCGATAAATGGAAAGGAAAATTGGTCATTAAAGGCGTTGCTTCCGATGAAGATGCCGCTGAAGCAGTTCGGTTAGGGTTCGACGGAATGATCATCTCCAATCACGGGGGAAGACAGCTTGATGCAGGAGAATCTACGATTGCAGTCGTAAAAGAAATCAGTGAAAAATATAAAGATCAGATCAAAATAATGATGGACAGCGGCGTAAGAACCGGTCCGGATGTTGCCCGAGCGTTGAGCTGCGGCGCAGAATTTACCTTTATGGGAAGGACTTTTATGTATGCAGTCGGTGCTTTAGGCGATAAAGGTGGTGATCATATCATTGAAATGCTTAAAATGCAGTTCAGACAGGTGATGGAGCAGCTTTGCTGTGAAAAACCGGAGGATTTGCAGAACTTTAGAGTGAAGTGA
- a CDS encoding GntR family transcriptional regulator: MSETFEIYINEHSRVPKYKQIVDSILNGIDGGEIQIGEKIPSINELSESCFLSRDTVEKAYKELRKRQIIESVKGKGYYISRINKNDIINIFFLINKPSTYKMMIYNYFVNAIGTKGNVEMYIYHCDETLFINSLKKNLGGFDYYVIMPHFRDEQSKHTSSTQEVLDIIEQIPKNKLLLLDNTKPNISGEYGSIFQDFEHDIYNALKEGLDKIKKYEKIILVYPDKSIHPYPFRIVRGFEKFCKDFKLDYEILDEIYPDMELQDKDIFITIRERDLVNLVKQIRQKNLELGKDIGIISYNETPLKELLGITVITTDFKAMGESAAYMILKNKKEQVNNVFKFIQRDSL; encoded by the coding sequence ATGTCCGAAACATTTGAAATATATATCAATGAACATTCCAGAGTTCCTAAATATAAGCAGATTGTAGACTCCATTCTTAATGGAATTGATGGTGGAGAAATTCAAATCGGGGAAAAAATCCCATCCATTAATGAGCTCAGCGAATCCTGTTTTCTTTCGAGAGATACTGTGGAAAAGGCTTATAAAGAGCTCCGAAAAAGGCAGATTATTGAGTCTGTAAAAGGTAAGGGCTATTATATTTCTCGTATCAATAAGAATGATATCATCAATATTTTCTTCCTGATCAACAAACCGAGCACCTATAAAATGATGATTTACAACTATTTTGTGAATGCAATCGGTACCAAAGGTAATGTTGAGATGTACATCTATCACTGCGATGAAACACTTTTCATTAATTCATTAAAAAAGAACCTGGGCGGATTTGATTATTATGTGATCATGCCCCATTTCAGGGATGAACAGTCTAAACATACCAGCTCAACACAGGAAGTTTTAGATATAATTGAGCAAATTCCTAAAAACAAATTGTTGTTGCTAGACAATACCAAACCTAATATTTCGGGAGAATATGGCTCTATTTTTCAGGATTTTGAACATGATATTTACAATGCTTTAAAAGAAGGCTTAGACAAAATAAAAAAATACGAAAAAATCATTCTGGTTTACCCCGACAAATCAATCCATCCCTATCCTTTCCGAATTGTACGTGGCTTTGAGAAGTTTTGTAAGGATTTTAAGCTTGATTATGAAATTCTCGATGAAATTTATCCCGACATGGAATTGCAGGATAAAGATATTTTCATCACCATCCGGGAACGTGATCTGGTGAATTTGGTGAAGCAAATCAGGCAGAAAAATCTTGAATTGGGCAAAGACATCGGAATTATTTCCTACAACGAAACTCCGCTTAAAGAATTACTCGGAATTACCGTAATTACTACAGATTTCAAAGCAATGGGAGAATCTGCTGCCTACATGATTTTGAAAAATAAAAAGGAACAGGTGAATAATGTTTTTAAGTTTATTCAGAGGGATTCTTTGTAA
- a CDS encoding DUF4450 domain-containing protein — MRRKTIFAGLIALSAFSHSFSQSKHWQNNDRELHYKEDKGDFLLVNGKYRFNRALYGDNRASRVEAGDLPEFALYLPGMGGNLQFVIQKGNSIKKLIQADKIETRYRPGSMLYTIKDQVLGNGSLKLTVLAQSKEEGLVLKMETENIDSTTKIYAVYGGASGKTFNRNGDIGADPESGFYLLPEYCEDNQFQINKNQFELAYLNKKKENQFINGSFSNANSVQLTDAKTLENLSNFTQNKAEKSPIIYATYSAQKNPIYIQIKKGKSDKNFSDEQLAVIFKDAEQSRLNLINRIQLKTPDSDLNNFGATLAVAADGVWESPTFLHGAVAWRMRLNAWRGAYAADVLSWHDRAKAHFESYSNSQVLKPDSAPVEMDTLLHLARHKEKMGTSVFSSGYISRNPNDNSKPHHYDMNLVFFDQMFSHFNYTGDVEFLKKMWPTMVRHMDWEKRNFKRSDLYDAYAAIWASDALQYSGGKVTHTSAYNYRANREMAKLAKIIGENPQPYEKEAESILKAMKNQLWIKNKGYFAEYKDALGNQILHDKPGIWSIYHVSDAYILDEFEDYQNTQYINNYIPKIPVTVKGEVDKNYYTLSTTNWQPYDWSINNVALAENLQTALAYWQSGRNEDAFRLWKGNLAESMYYGISPGNFEQLSHYDAFRGELYRDFADPIGVAARTLTEGLFGVYPKLLENKINIKPGFPKDWNFAELKLPDWEFKFNKNSKKTNYWFKSNFTNPISLEMLIPVNYTKIKSVKVNGKKVKWSIQPNSILQPFVKFETEKAKEFTIEINYSGEELKTEQTDFVNYISENLQLNLDPKKKIQQVYDPQELIKNSPPLEGWPKVGVVNNKFELVKEERKGTFFVQLEQNGTKWWQPVNVNIQYPLEIKWVDKNLQIQSKSSNPINGKLKINGLVKNFSTQKNQNISIEIPQNHLSKGTNSVELEYNGIKQKLEITDWEIENKGEFNPVSLASKYNERVTEIFNQKYLSPRLNVPTLQLPWQGIGNWCYPLTTTQIDDSGLMKKRKSGKLEFLGIPFLINNEDKNIVFTSQWDNFPKSVEIPVSGKGSKIYFLMAGSTNPMQSQITNGTITVQYSDGSSAKLELKNPINWWPIEQDLFDDNFAFEIPDDKIPYRVQLKTGELYKGGSLTKYSEIKGVSNRAVEGGAATILDLPIDPNKELKSIKLTAVSNDVVIGLMSATVLK, encoded by the coding sequence ATGCGAAGAAAAACCATTTTCGCCGGACTGATTGCTTTATCGGCATTCTCACATTCGTTTTCCCAGTCGAAACACTGGCAGAACAACGACAGAGAATTACATTACAAGGAAGACAAAGGCGATTTTTTATTGGTCAACGGAAAATACAGGTTCAATCGCGCTTTGTATGGTGATAACCGTGCTTCGCGTGTGGAAGCGGGAGATTTACCGGAATTTGCATTATATCTTCCGGGAATGGGTGGAAATCTTCAGTTTGTGATTCAGAAAGGAAATTCAATTAAAAAATTAATTCAGGCTGATAAGATTGAAACCCGTTATCGTCCTGGATCTATGCTTTATACTATTAAAGATCAAGTTCTTGGAAATGGAAGTTTAAAACTGACGGTTTTAGCTCAATCCAAAGAAGAAGGTTTGGTCTTAAAAATGGAAACTGAAAATATAGATTCCACTACAAAAATCTACGCAGTTTATGGCGGCGCAAGCGGAAAAACATTCAACAGAAATGGTGACATCGGTGCAGATCCTGAATCCGGATTTTACCTGCTTCCGGAATATTGTGAAGACAATCAGTTTCAAATTAATAAGAACCAGTTTGAACTTGCTTATTTAAACAAGAAAAAGGAAAATCAGTTCATCAACGGAAGTTTTTCAAACGCCAATTCAGTGCAATTAACCGATGCAAAAACGTTGGAAAACCTGTCAAATTTCACACAAAACAAAGCTGAAAAATCTCCAATTATTTACGCAACATATTCTGCACAGAAAAATCCGATTTATATTCAAATTAAAAAAGGAAAATCAGATAAAAATTTTTCTGACGAACAGCTTGCGGTTATATTTAAAGATGCAGAGCAATCCCGATTAAATTTAATCAATAGAATTCAGCTTAAAACGCCGGATTCAGATTTAAATAATTTCGGAGCAACTTTAGCTGTCGCCGCAGACGGAGTTTGGGAAAGTCCAACCTTTCTTCACGGCGCTGTTGCCTGGAGAATGCGTTTAAATGCATGGCGTGGAGCTTATGCAGCGGATGTTTTAAGTTGGCACGACCGCGCAAAAGCACACTTTGAAAGCTATTCCAATTCTCAGGTTCTGAAACCAGATTCTGCGCCTGTTGAGATGGATACGCTGTTGCATTTGGCAAGACACAAAGAGAAAATGGGGACTTCGGTGTTCTCAAGCGGATATATTTCGAGAAATCCTAATGACAATTCAAAACCACATCATTATGATATGAATCTGGTGTTTTTTGATCAGATGTTTTCTCACTTCAACTACACTGGAGATGTTGAATTTTTAAAGAAAATGTGGCCAACAATGGTTCGTCATATGGATTGGGAAAAACGAAACTTCAAACGTAGCGACCTTTATGATGCATATGCTGCAATTTGGGCTAGTGATGCGCTGCAGTATTCAGGTGGAAAAGTGACGCATACTTCCGCTTATAATTACAGAGCCAACCGTGAAATGGCGAAATTGGCGAAAATTATTGGCGAAAATCCTCAACCTTATGAAAAAGAAGCTGAATCGATTTTAAAAGCCATGAAAAACCAGCTTTGGATTAAAAACAAAGGTTATTTCGCTGAATATAAAGATGCCTTAGGTAATCAGATCCTTCATGACAAGCCTGGAATATGGTCGATTTATCATGTTTCCGATGCTTATATTTTAGATGAATTTGAAGATTACCAAAATACACAATACATCAACAATTATATTCCAAAGATTCCGGTAACGGTAAAGGGAGAAGTTGATAAAAACTATTACACACTTTCGACAACAAACTGGCAGCCTTATGATTGGTCGATCAATAATGTGGCATTGGCAGAGAATTTACAAACTGCTTTAGCGTATTGGCAATCAGGGAGAAACGAAGATGCTTTCCGACTTTGGAAGGGGAATCTTGCTGAGAGCATGTATTATGGAATCAGTCCGGGAAATTTTGAACAGTTGTCTCATTATGATGCTTTTCGTGGAGAATTGTACAGAGATTTTGCCGATCCAATTGGAGTCGCTGCAAGAACTTTAACGGAAGGACTTTTCGGGGTTTATCCAAAATTATTAGAAAATAAAATCAACATAAAACCCGGATTTCCCAAAGACTGGAATTTTGCAGAATTGAAACTTCCGGATTGGGAATTTAAATTTAACAAAAATTCTAAAAAAACGAATTATTGGTTTAAATCAAACTTTACAAATCCGATTTCGCTTGAAATGCTGATTCCGGTAAATTACACCAAAATAAAATCCGTAAAAGTAAATGGCAAGAAAGTAAAATGGTCGATACAACCGAATTCTATTTTACAACCTTTTGTTAAGTTTGAAACAGAAAAAGCAAAAGAATTTACCATTGAAATTAATTATTCTGGGGAAGAATTAAAAACTGAACAAACAGATTTTGTTAATTATATCTCTGAAAATCTTCAACTTAATTTAGATCCAAAAAAGAAGATTCAACAAGTTTACGATCCACAAGAACTGATCAAAAATTCCCCTCCTTTGGAAGGGTGGCCGAAGGTCGGGGTGGTTAACAATAAGTTTGAATTAGTAAAAGAAGAAAGAAAAGGTACTTTTTTCGTTCAATTGGAACAAAATGGAACGAAATGGTGGCAACCTGTAAATGTTAACATTCAATATCCTTTAGAAATAAAATGGGTGGATAAAAACTTACAGATTCAGTCTAAATCATCAAATCCGATTAATGGAAAATTGAAGATTAATGGTTTGGTTAAAAACTTTTCAACTCAAAAAAATCAAAATATATCAATTGAAATTCCTCAAAATCATTTAAGCAAAGGAACAAATTCCGTAGAGCTTGAATATAATGGAATTAAACAAAAATTAGAAATAACAGACTGGGAAATTGAGAATAAAGGCGAGTTCAATCCTGTTTCATTAGCTTCAAAATATAATGAAAGAGTAACCGAAATTTTTAATCAAAAGTATCTTTCACCCCGACTCAATGTCCCTACTCTACAGCTTCCCTGGCAAGGAATCGGAAATTGGTGCTATCCATTGACGACTACTCAAATTGATGACAGCGGACTGATGAAAAAACGGAAAAGCGGAAAACTTGAGTTTTTAGGAATTCCTTTTTTAATTAACAACGAAGATAAAAATATTGTCTTTACAAGCCAGTGGGATAATTTTCCGAAATCAGTTGAAATCCCTGTTTCGGGAAAAGGAAGTAAAATTTATTTTCTGATGGCAGGATCTACTAATCCAATGCAGTCACAAATTACCAATGGTACAATTACGGTTCAATATTCAGACGGTTCGAGTGCAAAATTAGAACTAAAAAATCCGATTAATTGGTGGCCTATCGAACAGGATTTGTTTGACGATAATTTTGCTTTTGAAATTCCGGATGACAAAATTCCGTACCGGGTTCAGCTGAAAACCGGGGAACTGTACAAGGGTGGGAGTTTAACGAAATATTCAGAAATTAAGGGAGTGAGCAACCGTGCTGTTGAAGGCGGCGCAGCAACGATTCTTGATCTGCCGATTGACCCTAATAAAGAATTAAAATCAATAAAATTAACAGCAGTGAGCAATGATGTCGTTATCGGATTGATGAGTGCTACTGTCCTTAAATAA
- a CDS encoding glycoside hydrolase family 28 protein has product MKKYALILFALIISIPASAQYKPWTSSEQPLKEIKALKKQIVKPDFRKKDYLVTEFGAIGDGKTKNTEAFKKAIEKCNAEGGGRVVVPKGVFLTGAIYLKSNVNLHVSEGATILFSQDSNDYPIVFTRWEGMECMNYSSLIYAYEEQNIAITGKGTLDGNSDNDHWWFWCGATKYGYNESRPGRQNPARAKLHEYMAQRKPARERIFGDGYYLRPNFVQPYKSKNFYMADVLVKNSPMWNLNPVLCENVLIERVKVISHGPNNDGFDPEACKNVWIKDSYFDTGDDCIAIKSGRDEDGRDIGRPAENHIIENCEMKDGHGGVVIGSEIAGGAKNIYAIGNVMDSKNLDRALRIKTSSSRGGIIENVFFYNTKVGAYKEAAVRFNMHYEKPGNHIPTIRNIWVENLTVEKGGKYAVLSDAYETSPVTDFTMINAKMTGVEIPYKVDFLKNVTLKNVTVNGKPLTELK; this is encoded by the coding sequence ATGAAAAAATACGCATTAATCCTTTTCGCATTAATCATATCAATTCCTGCTTCGGCGCAATATAAGCCGTGGACTTCCTCAGAACAGCCTTTAAAGGAAATCAAGGCCCTTAAAAAACAAATTGTAAAGCCTGATTTCAGAAAAAAAGACTATCTGGTTACCGAGTTTGGTGCTATTGGTGATGGAAAGACAAAAAATACAGAGGCATTTAAAAAAGCTATCGAAAAATGCAATGCAGAAGGTGGAGGAAGAGTTGTCGTTCCAAAAGGTGTCTTTTTGACAGGTGCTATTTATCTAAAATCTAATGTCAATCTACATGTAAGTGAAGGAGCAACTATTTTATTCAGTCAGGATAGCAACGATTACCCTATCGTTTTCACGAGATGGGAAGGAATGGAATGCATGAATTATTCATCCCTGATTTATGCTTATGAAGAACAAAATATCGCCATAACCGGAAAAGGAACGCTAGACGGAAATTCTGATAATGACCACTGGTGGTTTTGGTGTGGTGCAACAAAATACGGATATAATGAATCTCGTCCGGGAAGACAAAATCCGGCCCGCGCAAAGCTTCATGAATATATGGCTCAAAGAAAACCTGCAAGAGAAAGAATTTTTGGTGACGGATATTATTTAAGACCCAATTTCGTTCAGCCTTATAAAAGTAAAAATTTCTATATGGCGGATGTTTTAGTTAAAAATTCTCCAATGTGGAACCTTAATCCTGTATTGTGTGAAAATGTTTTGATTGAAAGGGTAAAAGTAATCAGCCACGGTCCGAATAATGATGGTTTCGATCCTGAAGCATGTAAAAATGTATGGATTAAAGATTCGTATTTCGATACGGGAGACGATTGTATTGCCATAAAATCAGGAAGAGATGAAGACGGAAGAGACATCGGAAGACCCGCAGAAAATCATATTATTGAAAACTGTGAAATGAAAGACGGTCACGGCGGTGTTGTGATCGGAAGTGAAATTGCAGGCGGAGCAAAAAATATTTATGCCATCGGAAATGTGATGGACAGTAAGAATCTTGACAGAGCTTTAAGAATAAAAACAAGCTCAAGCCGTGGCGGAATCATTGAAAACGTATTTTTCTACAATACAAAAGTAGGCGCATATAAAGAAGCTGCAGTACGTTTCAACATGCATTATGAAAAACCTGGAAATCATATTCCGACCATCAGAAATATCTGGGTAGAAAATTTAACCGTGGAAAAAGGCGGAAAATATGCCGTTCTTTCTGATGCTTACGAAACTTCTCCCGTAACAGATTTCACAATGATTAACGCAAAAATGACTGGCGTTGAAATTCCTTATAAAGTTGATTTCTTAAAGAATGTAACGCTGAAAAATGTGACCGTTAACGGAAAACCTTTAACTGAACTTAAATAA
- a CDS encoding alkaline phosphatase family protein: MKKIFFFLAFTVGLAKAQDNTKHVVLISVDGLRPEFYLDPQWSMVNVRQMMKKGAYADGVRGSFPTVTYPSHTTMVSGVLPAKHGIYYNTPVQPLGITGEWFWFYKDIKVPTIFSAAKEAGLTTAGVSWPVTVGAPITYNLPEYVYLPKNKGEKKDEVKAMSMESSPKELFQEVQDYAVGKFGEYGASLDYAVTDQNKARMAAYILKKYKPSFLALHIAATDHFEHEQGRDGDKVRSAVVGADVAIKTLIDAAIAAGIQDNTTFIITGDHGFVDIHTQFNPNVMLAKAGLYNNDKKEDWKAYFQASGGSAFLHLKNPNDKATLNKVNELLNNLPEGQKKLFHILNKQQIAEAQGDPTASLALAAYQGISFGATATGELLKAADGGTHGYLPTDFKEIQTGFVAFGRNIKEGTVIPLMGQEDIAPLIAYLLNISLKTDGVLYPGLLKK; this comes from the coding sequence ATGAAAAAAATATTCTTTTTTCTTGCCTTTACTGTGGGATTAGCAAAAGCTCAGGACAACACAAAACATGTCGTTTTGATAAGTGTAGACGGATTAAGACCGGAATTCTATCTGGATCCCCAATGGTCTATGGTAAATGTAAGACAAATGATGAAAAAAGGAGCTTATGCAGATGGAGTCCGAGGTTCCTTCCCTACGGTTACTTACCCGTCACATACTACGATGGTAAGCGGTGTATTACCCGCAAAACACGGTATTTATTATAACACTCCGGTTCAGCCTTTGGGAATTACAGGCGAATGGTTTTGGTTTTATAAAGATATTAAAGTTCCTACCATTTTCAGTGCTGCAAAAGAAGCCGGTCTTACTACAGCCGGCGTAAGCTGGCCGGTAACGGTAGGCGCCCCAATTACTTATAATTTACCGGAATACGTTTATCTCCCTAAAAATAAGGGTGAGAAAAAAGATGAAGTAAAAGCAATGAGCATGGAATCTTCTCCTAAAGAGCTTTTCCAGGAAGTTCAGGATTATGCGGTGGGAAAATTCGGGGAATACGGCGCAAGCCTGGATTATGCTGTGACAGATCAAAACAAAGCCAGAATGGCGGCTTATATTCTGAAGAAGTACAAACCCTCATTTTTGGCCCTTCATATAGCGGCTACCGATCACTTCGAGCATGAACAAGGAAGAGATGGCGATAAAGTTCGCTCCGCAGTAGTAGGTGCAGACGTTGCCATTAAAACATTGATTGACGCTGCCATCGCAGCCGGAATACAGGATAATACAACGTTTATCATCACAGGGGATCATGGATTTGTGGATATCCATACCCAATTCAATCCTAATGTAATGCTGGCAAAAGCGGGACTTTACAATAATGACAAAAAAGAAGACTGGAAAGCCTACTTTCAGGCAAGCGGTGGTTCTGCATTCTTACATTTGAAAAACCCGAATGATAAAGCAACTTTAAATAAAGTAAATGAACTTTTAAACAACCTACCCGAAGGCCAGAAAAAGCTTTTTCATATTTTAAATAAACAGCAAATCGCAGAAGCTCAAGGAGATCCAACTGCGTCATTAGCTTTGGCCGCTTATCAGGGAATAAGTTTCGGGGCAACAGCAACCGGAGAATTATTAAAAGCCGCAGACGGAGGAACCCACGGTTACCTTCCAACTGATTTTAAGGAAATCCAAACAGGATTCGTGGCTTTCGGCAGAAATATCAAAGAAGGAACTGTAATTCCGTTAATGGGACAGGAAGATATTGCACCATTAATTGCATACCTTCTAAATATATCATTAAAAACGGATGGCGTCCTTTATCCGGGATTACTGAAAAAATAG
- a CDS encoding T9SS type A sorting domain-containing protein → MKKFSLLTFCILMSFFSKAQIALATDENIPIADGQVFTYNTTDENIATLHYKIKNTSANAIKVRMKIMSIQNATGNNFQFCYLSTCLPSVAVNGVYPSNTSAPITIAANSETPSVGYNMWNFNAGSGTFPISYVIKYYLVNNANTEYGTPVTITYKYDPSAILGVNDVKNNQNSFAQIQTNVVKDNVEVISKENASYNLNSMDGRILSSGNIKNGKNSLDISTLNTGIYIMTLKNSQGKIITKKIIKTD, encoded by the coding sequence ATGAAAAAGTTTAGTTTATTAACATTCTGTATCCTGATGTCTTTTTTCAGTAAGGCACAGATTGCATTAGCAACAGACGAAAACATACCTATTGCCGACGGCCAGGTCTTCACATACAATACAACTGATGAAAATATAGCAACACTTCACTATAAAATTAAAAATACATCTGCCAACGCTATAAAAGTCCGTATGAAAATAATGAGTATCCAGAACGCTACCGGAAATAATTTTCAGTTCTGCTACCTCAGCACCTGTTTGCCTTCTGTAGCAGTAAATGGTGTATATCCTTCTAATACAAGCGCACCCATTACCATTGCAGCCAATTCAGAAACACCATCTGTGGGATACAATATGTGGAATTTTAATGCCGGATCTGGGACATTCCCTATCAGCTATGTAATAAAATACTACCTTGTTAATAATGCAAATACCGAATACGGAACTCCGGTTACCATTACTTATAAATATGATCCAAGTGCTATTTTAGGGGTAAATGATGTGAAAAACAATCAAAATTCTTTCGCGCAAATCCAAACCAATGTTGTGAAGGATAATGTTGAGGTTATTTCCAAAGAAAATGCATCTTATAATCTGAATTCAATGGATGGACGTATTTTGTCAAGTGGAAATATTAAAAATGGTAAAAATTCTTTAGATATTTCAACTTTAAATACAGGAATATACATTATGACTTTAAAAAACTCTCAAGGAAAAATTATTACAAAAAAAATCATAAAGACCGATTAA